Below is a window of Camelina sativa cultivar DH55 chromosome 11, Cs, whole genome shotgun sequence DNA.
ttagaagttttttttaaggtttctaAGCGACGTTGGTCGATTTCGGCGATTTGCATGCGGCGTTTTATGCCTTTTTATCAGATTTATTCTTATTCTCTTTTTgcccattattattttttgtccaaaatatAAATACGGATCCTtacaattgaaaatataaatacgAAAACGAATTTAATTGATGATATTCCTTGGTATGCCTAATTTGCTGATAAATCAAGGAATTTGTAATCTTtaattttcaccaaaatcatctctaatttttttctttttttttgaataacaaacaatttataaagttaCACTTACACgatgttttttaaattaatgcaCATAGTTCTTTTTCTAGAACTAGAATTGTCTAGAACATAAACTTATGTCTTCAAGATTTTTGAGTCACAAAACGAATATGAGAAACAATAGATTATATTTTCCCTTACAAAAGAAGCATGTGTAAAGTCAGCTGTGTAAAATTAAAACTGTGgtagactttaatctaatgttCACGTCCACTTCGTGTGGTACGCTTAAAGTATattattacaatatataaaGGATACTTCCAAATAATTTGGATTCTCTCTCGCAATGGTATTAAGAACTTGGACTGAATCACGGTCACACGCACGCATCACAACAAACAAgagcaaagagaaagagaaagatagagagaccAGACCACATCTAAATTCTCATGAAACATTCCAAACACACAACAGTGTGGACACAAACACAAGACTtcagttttactttctttccgttttctttgtctttttgattGTCGCTATTTCGATTCCaacacaataaagaaaaaagcatCAATCACtgtgtgttaaaaaaaaagggtttcctactttctttttttttataatcctcTCTActctttttgcttctcttttcaGCCATGGCTTGTTTAAACGGCGGGAATTGTGATTTTTCTGCCGTAGACGACGACGTGAAGACCGGCGATGAGTTTCCTTTCGAGAGGGTTTTCCCGGTTTACGCTAGAGGAACCCTTATTCCCGTGGACGACCCGGTTTTGCTGGATTTTATCAATTCTGGTTATGACCCAATTTGGGATTCTATAAGAGCAGAAGCTAAGCTCGAGGTTTTCTCTCCATTATCATATTCTTTATAAGAGAGTCGGTTCTTGTATAGTTTCTTTTTCATATACATAACTTCAATTCCACAAAGACAGAAACTTTGATATTGTTAATCAACTTCGATTCTACAAAGGTTATGATAATTTGATAAAGACATTAATATTATGTACCTTTTGTATAAATAGGACAAGACCGTGGGGTCAAGTGCTCTCACTAAATGTGATATCTGTCTCTTTAAGCACTTAATTATGATACCTTTTAGATGTTACTTGATGTTACGTATTGCTCTCAAGTCTCATTCCATCTACATTCTACAATATATTAATCATGTTTAGGCCTTAATGTTTGTAGAAATCTCCATCCTTAAGGGCAAGTTGTGGAACAGTGGTTGTGCATATTGTTCCTACAATGATGAATGTTGAAACGCTAGCTGTTGTGTTTTACAGGCAGAAAATGAGCCGGTTTTGAGTAGCTTCTTGTATGCTAGTATCTTGTCCCATGACTGTTTAGAGCAAGCATTGAGTTTTGTTCTGGCTAACCGTCTCCAAAACATTACCTTGTTAGCAACTCAACTCATGGATATATTTTGCAATGTTATGGTACATGACAGAGGTATCCAGAACTCGATTCGTCTTGATGTTCAGGTATAAACACTTAATCTTGTATCCGTGAATCATCCTTTTGTTTCAGACAGTATTTTCAGATAATCTGACCGCACtggtgtttgttttttgttttgttgaaggCATTCAAAGACAGAGATCCTGCTTGTCTATCGTATAGTTCGGCTGTTTTACATCTAAAGGTAGTTTCTTTACcaattacaataatatattttaatcttatgCTGGTACAAAACGACTGCTAAGTGAGTTTTCATGTGCATTTTACTAGAATAATTTGTTCTACAGGGCTATCTTGCGCTCGAGGCATATAGAGTTGCGCATAAGTTGTGGAAGCAAGGACGAAAACTATTAGCATCGGCATTGCAAAGCCGAGTAAGCGAGGTAGTGTAACTTCCACAGCTTCTTAggttattgttatatatatagtcttggTGTAGTACAAGTACAATCTCTGATCCATATCAGTGGTTTCTCTCAGGTTTTTGGAATTGATATCCATCCGGGTAAAGTTTCAGATTCATATCTTGCTTATGCTTTTACATCTAGCATAAGactaacttgtttttttttttggttcagctGCAAGAATTGGGAAGGGAATATTGTTGGATCATGGAACTGGTGTGGTCATATGTGAGACTGCTGTGATAGGCGACCGTGTCTCAATTTTGCATGTACAGATCTCTTCTCTGAATTCATTTCTCCAAAAACATTGAGAAGTATCAACGTTAGTGAAGCTAGTTGGTATTTTTCATGTCCAGGGTGTGACATTAGGAGGAACTGGGAAGGAAACTGGTGACCGCCATCCAAATATTGGCGATGGTGCTCTTCTAGGAGCATGTGTAACTATACTTGGTAACATTCAGATAGGCGCTGGAGCAATGATAGCTGCTGGTTCACTTGTCTTAAAGGATGTTCCTTCTCATAGGTATAAAGCTGAAATAGTGAAATGCATCTAAAAAACCAATCTCCTTGGGATTTTCTGTTTACACATCTCTCAAATGGATCTTTTATTTGGGGGTTTCTGAAGCATGGTGGCTGGAAATCCGGCAAAACTGATCGGCTTAATCGATGAGCAAGATCCGTCATTGACAATGGAACATGGTGAGTCTTGATTAAGACTGCAGTACTCTGGTTTTGTTCTCCATTGCTCAGGTTTTAGTAATGAACTGAATGatagttaattaaaatatgCAGATGCTACCAGAGAGTTCTTTCAAAATGTAGCTGTTGCTTATAGACACACAATACCAAACGGTAACTTACATTCTTATTCTGAACTCTATTTTGTTATATAGTGTATCAGAGTTTAGTTTGGGACCTGAATTGAGTTTTGCTTCTTTGTAAAAAAATAGGATCTTCAGTTTCAGGAGTTGCAGAGAGAGGAAACGTTAAAAAGAGAATATGAGAACACCTGCAGACTTATCTAATGGCGATTTTATCATCACttcaaacaaataacaaaagctctttgtttgttgtttgttacaACAAACCTGCTTTTCCAATTGATGGAGAAAGATTTTGATACATTGCTAAACATTATTAATTCGGAAAGGGAAGAAAACCAAATCATAAGCTTTCAAGCTTAtcaccaaacaaacataaaccaaaatgcaacaacacaaacaaaaacaaaaacccttaaAACTTAAGCATGCTTTGCCTGGAAATCTTTCATGAAAGCAACAAGCTTTTCAACACCAGCCAAAGGCATTGCATTGTAAATAGAAGCTCTCATACCTCCCACTGATCTATGCCCTTTAAGCTGCACCATCTTCTCTTTGGCAGCTTCCTTGATAAACTCAGCTTCCAATTCAGATTTCTCCAAAGTGAAAGGCACATTCATCAACGACCTCACTGATTTCTCAACAGGACACCTGTAAAAGCCTTCGCTTTCTTCAATGGCATTGTAAAGCAGATCAGCTTTCCtctggttcttcttctccacttcttTCAATCCACCTTGCTCCAACAGATCTTCAAACACAAGACCGCACATGTAAATCCCAAAGCAAGGAGGCGTGTTGTACAACGAACTGTTCTCATCATGAATCTTGTAATCAAGCATCACCGGAGTAATACCCTGAGCGTTCCCAATCAAATCTTTACGAATCACTACAATAGTGACACCAGATGGACCAACGTTCTTCTGTGCACCACCGTAGATCACACCAAACTTAGACACATCAACAGGCTTAGAACAAAAGTTAGAAGACATATCAGCAACCAAGATCCCATTAGGGTTCTTAGGAACAGGGTAATCTTTAAACTCAACACCATGAATAGTTTCATTGGCGCATATATGCAAATACTTGGCGTCCGGAGATTGCTCCAACTCATCAAAAGATGGAACCTTTGTGTATTTCTCAGATTTCCCAGACCAAATCACATTGGTTTTGCAATACTTCTTGGCTTCCTTTGCAGCTTTATCTCCCCACGAACCAGTAACAACGAAATCGACAGTATCATCAGGTTTGCAGAGATTGAGAGGCAAAGCAGCGAATTGAGTAGTGGCACCACCTTGTAAGAACAAAACGGAATATTCCTGAGGAATCTCCCAGAGCTGACGAAGATCAGATTCAGCTTTTTGTATAATAGAGAGAAACTCTTTGCCTCTATGACTCATCTCCATCACACTCATCCCAGATCCACGCCAGTTGTATAGATCCGCCTGAGCTTTTAGGAGAACGTTCTCAGGCAAAGTTGCTGGACCCGCCGCGAAGTTAAAGACACGTTCTTGGGATCCGACGGACCCGGATCTAACTCCGTCTTGAACTTGAGTCGTACTCGAAGCGACGCATCTAACAGCGACGGGCTTGGTTTTGCCGGCGAGGCTCATAGTGTTTGGTTTGCTGAGGTGAAGTAGGGATTGAGATGTTGATCTGGGTTTCAAAGCAGGGATCTGAGTGTTGTTCCCGACGAGGAAAGAGTTCGCCGACGCCGCCATGATGATGAGATTCTCGGAGCTCTCTGTTTTTGACCTTTACACTTTTAATTTAGTtacaaataatatctaaaaaagtgTTAGGTGGGAGAGAgacatataaatattagattgcaAACGACAACGTCTTATGTTATTAGGTGATACTAGTTTTGTCTgcggttggtttaattaaggaCTCATTTacaatgtgtgtgtgtttttaatctTGTAGATGAAAAAGAGTTCAAATCAAAATTCTCAATCTTAATATCAATAATTTAAGAATCTGTATCTACTGACAAAAAAAAGGGGTGAGAATGATTTGTAATCAGAAATATTAGAGAATTTTATTGCTGAGAtatcaataaaagaaaaattacagaTCAAATTCAGaggatgttttctttttgtaactaaaaaatGAGAGGGAAAATGTTATTAGCAGCTATACAAAAACTACTATTTTCCACTCTTTTTAGTGAGAATCTGACACAAGAAAGTGTGCAGCTTCATACTTTGTTGCTATGTATCCGAATTTGGAGGAGCTGTATTTCCTATGTACTCCTGTTAGTTTATCCGTTGAAGCTTTCTGATGCAACCTTACCATTCTTCTACAACATTCTctgcaacaacaaacacaattcGATTCAAAGATCAGTTTATGTATGTGATTCGTTATAATTACCCTTTTGTGAAAATGGATAATAATGACTTACAGGAGCTGATGTTCAGCGTAGTGACTGTGGAATTCACAAGTGCTGCTCCATTCACTGAAGCCATGGATTGTACATTGAGCTGTGTACACTGCAGTGGCGGCTAGTAAGGATGGTGGATACCGGAGCATTTCGTAGTCCACAAGGGCAAGCTCCATCAAGAACGACGCCAAGATATCAAGCTGTTTTCAGTAAACAAGATAGTTGTAATTAATAATGTTTGATGAGTATATATGCCAGTATATACAAGTCACTGGTAGATTTAACTAATTTACCTTCTTGTCTGATTGAGCTGCCTTAAGGAACCTCTTCAAGAAAGGGTATTGCGTCGGTAACGACATATTGAACTGCAAAGTACTAAGCATAATCTTCTCCTGCACACAAGTTTTGATGTcagataaaaaaattttaaagttttggaaaacaaaacaagaaagactCTTCAAGTTATGGTTGTACCATTTCTAAAACATCGTTCTTCGTATAAGCTTTGTCCGAAATGACAACTAAATCGTCAACGATAGGTACCGAAACCTCTTCGTACTTGCAAGCTAAGAGCAATGCAACTAGTCCAACAAGCTGAAGCTTCTTTCTTGCAACAGCTTGCTTGGACAAGAATCTATCTATCAGATTCACTGTTAGAAACAATGTCTCGTTCATTAGCTCAAATTTGTCATGTACCTGAAAACATTCAATAAGCTTCGTTCATTAGCTCTCTCTATAAGCAATAAATAAATCCATTACCATTGCGTATCAAAAGATCTTTGAATATGCATACCTCAATGAGCCAATCAATAAGTATTGCTCTCATTCTGTCAGTTATATCGAACTGTTGCGCCATGTAATCTTGAGGAACACAACTAAATCTCTGCAGATCACCAAAATCCATATAAAAATGGTCTtagacaaaactcaaaatatctTATGGTTTTGCTTCAAAGACTTTTTACAAAACCGTACCTCGGTTTTACGGTAGAATTCGTAGAGATCTTGAACATATTCAACAGCTGCAAGAGAGCTGTTTGCATCGTATCCGTCAATATCCAAAACCggttctcctttttcttcttcttccactattATATCCTCCATCTCAACTTCTTCCTCCTATCCAAAAACAATAAGCTTCTTTAGAAAAAATACATTATACAAGCAAAAGATCTATTGTAATTGATTGATAAGATAAAATTACCATAGGATCAGATTCAATGTAGAGTTCCTCCAACGACATTGGCATAGGTTGGTCCAATGTAGCTTcactcttctcctcttcttcttcttcatcaatgaaTATACAATCACCGAACTCGTTACCACTACTACTTGGAACCGATGGTTTCAgcttcttcgtctcttcttgAGATCTGCAGATGATATTCAAAAACAATCTCAGATCTTGTCTCTTTTCtcagcaaaaacaaaatcagagaaaCGTTTTCCAAAGCTTTAAACACTTTTATAGACCTTGAGATTGACGGATGTAATGaatcaagcttcttcttctcacagCTCCCTTGTTTTTTCCTGAAatcaacaaaatccaaaaaaaataagaaatcttTAAACAGATATGATACAAAAGAGACAAGCTTtagaatttgagagagagagagagagggttaaGTTAATGTACTGAGATAAGGCTCGTCTCTTGTTAACAACGCAAGGATAAGCTTTTGCACCAACGAGATTCTGGTTAATCACACCCAATGCTCTCCTGTTCTGTCTCTTCATCTCTATTCCGACTTTTCTGCTTCTCGTATCCTCatctgaccaaaaaaaaatcagatttttatcATGTTTTTGAAACCCTAGAATTCTCAGATTCTCTATCAAACTCGGTTTTTACAAACTACCTTGAAGATAAATCTCTGTAATGGGTTTGGCAACGAGATTACGATTAGTCTCTGGATtaaccattcttttttttttctcgatttgGATAGTGTTCCCTGGAGAAGAATCTagcggaagaagaagagcaccAAACGAAGAAGGATCTCTCTCTGTGCTCTCTGTTCTCTCTGTCTGATGCAATTGATATTGAATCAGGAAGGAGTCAGAGAAGGGGGGATTGAAATAAGCGAGAGAGACAGAAGAATTAAGAggcaagaaattaaaaattaaaataaagtttttgccctttttatatatatatagatatagatattgtatttttattatgattgaagagagaagaagagcaaCGGCTAGGTGATTAAAATGACCGTTGGGTCATGAAGGAAACGATTTGCTTCTAAGTCAGTCTAATGCCAacggtaacttttttttatttcttttgttgggGTTTTGAAGAAGTAAGGCATGTGgtgtctctctctcactttctcaatttcaaaatttattattcctttttctatttttatttttatatatttttcttgccTTTTTCAGACAAATAAGGCTCGTTGCCACTACTAGCCAGATCCTTCCCGTAGGCGCGGTTCTGAGATCATTTAAagtcaacatattaattatcTAATCATAATCTTAGCTTATTAATCTGTGTAATTTACCAGAAGTTAAAGCATTGCTCTCTTTCCAAAGAATTATTGTTACCGAGAATTATGCTGACCCTTGTAAGACTGTAGTAAGTGTTCTTGCCATTTGTGTATATACAGTAgtattagttattatttttatgtttggtgAAGTTTTcgttaatatttaatttagagaTATCTAAAAATTAGGCTAGATGAATTCTGGTCATCATTATTGTAATTCAATTTTCTTCTCCATTAGAATGGTCAATCAGAAGGtgattatgtttctaatttgtttgttatttcaATATCTATGATGTATCttacatatttgaatttttagataattttaatttatgtatttctaaaaaagtgttaaaagttgaATTAGAGTCCAGATTCAAAATAATATCatcccttatataataaaacggaagtacacaacattattttgtagactatataattttaataagttggttacaaataggttatacattaatgatagattaattggttacaaataggttataccaaaaaatttaaagagtatattctaaagaatcatatcatctaacttaccatattaattttctttattaaattattcatcaaataaaatcttttgatatctaaataacatattaatttgttaattatcattatacttcaccttccatttttatatatgagtctattttgtgaaacaaataaattatcacattatttattataattaaaaaatagttttatttctggatatatcataagttgaatttttaaaaacaaatataaattattcaatctataaaatattcaagctttcgtaatattattctttagaaataatatatattgaattaaaaaatttactgagtaacgagTCAAAagttgaatatttaaattcaaatttacaaaattatgtcttataatgacattcaagtcatgatatagaatatacattgttgaaataacttcacatatataacctaatacaacatattaaaattttattttaaaatttaaaatatacaaaattttgtataaaataaaattgtccagtgttatagcacgggtacttatctaaaatcattaacaatataaaacttacaaaatatgtgtcttttttcaagtcatcatatttagcaaatgatttattgcataatgttttatccaaaaaaacttttaaaaacaatcacataaattgtattttatataaatattacaatataaataaaataaatttcaacacGATCTTAATCTagtactatattaattgagaaatacaTTTATAAAAGTAGGttaaaaattacattacaaTACCATTAgaaatagtcatatatatacactcatTTTTTTGCTTATAGTATTTACTTCTGGGATTTGTCGTTTCgaaatatatatagctttccCATATATAATATGCTACTTAGAATAGTGAGGGATACAGTTTAGCAAGATTTTAAGAGACATATCATGCTTGCTTCTtgctcaacaaaaaaaaaaaaaaaaacgtctgTTAGTACCTAGTTTAAAACATTCACCTCACATATAGTATCGGTCTCATATTTTACACGTAGGTAAAACTACTAAagattttttcatatatgtaaatgcaacataatcttttataaaataaaaatgcaacATAATCTTGTATACAAGTctaaacattaaacaaatacaattagTTGTGCTAAGAAGATCTAGTCATATTGTTTTCAAGAAAGTTAAATTAGTAACATCGCCATATTTCCAAATAGTTTACATCTATCAGGATTGTAAAAGTTAGTTAATGCATATACCtattgaaataataattttacactTACACTCAAAATTTCGTTGCCAATCATCATTATCGAAGAAGTTTCTTATAGGAACTTTATAActcattttttcttgtttaggactgttaaaaagttttaatgttGAGAATTATctgtaaataaaactaatatacatcacttcttcttctttttttttccgttcCACTACCTGCATTTAGGAAACAAAGAGCTTTAAATCATTGCTATCCATGttacttttctctctcttttttttaattagtgtttACACAGCTTCAAGAGCTTCCTTTTGGCTTCTGACATTGAAAACTATTCTAATATCTAATGTTACCGGTATACGtgttaatgttataaattttaaatagtaaaaacatagaatttaataaatatatgtcaATACAAAAGTTTACAAGTCACGTCATTGTCGGGATCGGATGTCACATGCATAATAGTATTAGTGCAGTGCAACGAGTCTTTTTACTTTTGTAGTCTAAAACTCTCGATGACCAAAAACCCCACCGGCAAATATAACTTGAAAGCAACCTACGAATAAAGGTTATGGGCTTCGATGGGCTTTAGACCATAGTAAGCCCATAGAATCAGATGAATCTCAGCGTtggatattttatattaaatccGACGGACGCAAATCTTCTCCAAACGAAAAGGCGGGAGAGAGATCTAAACGAACGAACGCAACCATTTAACTACCACAATCGCCATTGCTTAGAGCAAACATTATAAAAGACTACTTCAGCGTCGTTTGTTCATAAGCACATAAGAAACATGTCTGATAACGCGGAGAAAGCGAAAGCGATTGATACTGACGTAGAGAGAGATGAGTCCGAAGAGCAAGGGAGCGATGATGATTCTGAAACGAGAGAAATCGTTCTCGGCCTCCCTGCTTTGAGTATCAGCAGTAGAGTATCTGGTGATATTATTGTCGCTGAAAGAGAGGAAAATGAAGCGCGTTTGAACGAGCAAGCGGTTGCTGCGGCAGAGGAAGCTGTTGTGAAAGGGAAGAGTGATGCGGGTGCGGGTGTGAGCGAATCTAGTGTGTATGAGCAAGCGGTTATTGCGGCAGGGTTGGTTGTGGCTGCAGCAGAGGAAGCTGTTATGAAAGGGAAGAGTGATGCGGGTGCGGGTGCGAGCGAATCTCGTCTGGATGAGCAAGCGGTTGTTGCGGCAGGGTTGGTTGTGGCTGCGGCAGAGGAAGCTGTTATGAAAGGGAAGGGG
It encodes the following:
- the LOC104721216 gene encoding cyclin-B2-2-like — protein: MVNPETNRNLVAKPITEIYLQDEDTRSRKVGIEMKRQNRRALGVINQNLVGAKAYPCVVNKRRALSQKKQGSCEKKKLDSLHPSISRSQEETKKLKPSVPSSSGNEFGDCIFIDEEEEEEKSEATLDQPMPMSLEELYIESDPMEEEVEMEDIIVEEEEKGEPVLDIDGYDANSSLAAVEYVQDLYEFYRKTERFSCVPQDYMAQQFDITDRMRAILIDWLIEVHDKFELMNETLFLTVNLIDRFLSKQAVARKKLQLVGLVALLLACKYEEVSVPIVDDLVVISDKAYTKNDVLEMEKIMLSTLQFNMSLPTQYPFLKRFLKAAQSDKKLDILASFLMELALVDYEMLRYPPSLLAATAVYTAQCTIHGFSEWSSTCEFHSHYAEHQLLECCRRMVRLHQKASTDKLTGVHRKYSSSKFGYIATKYEAAHFLVSDSH
- the LOC104721214 gene encoding phosphoserine aminotransferase 1, chloroplastic-like encodes the protein MAASANSFLVGNNTQIPALKPRSTSQSLLHLSKPNTMSLAGKTKPVAVRCVASSTTQVQDGVRSGSVGSQERVFNFAAGPATLPENVLLKAQADLYNWRGSGMSVMEMSHRGKEFLSIIQKAESDLRQLWEIPQEYSVLFLQGGATTQFAALPLNLCKPDDTVDFVVTGSWGDKAAKEAKKYCKTNVIWSGKSEKYTKVPSFDELEQSPDAKYLHICANETIHGVEFKDYPVPKNPNGILVADMSSNFCSKPVDVSKFGVIYGGAQKNVGPSGVTIVVIRKDLIGNAQGITPVMLDYKIHDENSSLYNTPPCFGIYMCGLVFEDLLEQGGLKEVEKKNQRKADLLYNAIEESEGFYRCPVEKSVRSLMNVPFTLEKSELEAEFIKEAAKEKMVQLKGHRSVGGMRASIYNAMPLAGVEKLVAFMKDFQAKHA
- the LOC104721215 gene encoding serine acetyltransferase 4, which encodes MACLNGGNCDFSAVDDDVKTGDEFPFERVFPVYARGTLIPVDDPVLLDFINSGYDPIWDSIRAEAKLEAENEPVLSSFLYASILSHDCLEQALSFVLANRLQNITLLATQLMDIFCNVMVHDRGIQNSIRLDVQAFKDRDPACLSYSSAVLHLKGYLALEAYRVAHKLWKQGRKLLASALQSRVSEVFGIDIHPAARIGKGILLDHGTGVVICETAVIGDRVSILHGVTLGGTGKETGDRHPNIGDGALLGACVTILGNIQIGAGAMIAAGSLVLKDVPSHSMVAGNPAKLIGLIDEQDPSLTMEHDATREFFQNVAVAYRHTIPNGSSVSGVAERGNVKKRI